One window from the genome of Aquabacterium sp. A3 encodes:
- the ubiE gene encoding bifunctional demethylmenaquinone methyltransferase/2-methoxy-6-polyprenyl-1,4-benzoquinol methylase UbiE: MSRTHFGFQQVDESEKASRVRGVFDSVANKYDVMNDLMSAGMHRLWKAYTITASGVRPGHKVLDIAGGTGDLSEAFAKRVGPSGMVVHTDINLAMLSTGRDRLINSGMALPTTLCDAEKLPFPAHTFDIVSVAFGLRNMTHKDLALKEMCRVLKPGGRLLVLEFSKVAKPLEKAYDWYSFNILPKLGKLVANDEESYRYLAESIRMHPDQATLKAMMKDAGFGHVDVHNMTAGVVALHMGIKC, encoded by the coding sequence ATGAGCCGCACACACTTTGGTTTCCAGCAGGTCGACGAATCAGAAAAGGCCAGCCGCGTTCGCGGCGTGTTCGATTCGGTGGCCAACAAGTACGACGTGATGAACGACCTCATGTCGGCCGGCATGCACCGGCTGTGGAAGGCCTACACCATCACGGCCAGCGGCGTTCGACCTGGTCATAAAGTGCTGGACATCGCTGGCGGCACAGGCGATCTGTCCGAGGCATTCGCCAAGAGGGTGGGCCCCTCCGGCATGGTGGTGCACACCGACATCAACCTGGCCATGCTGAGCACCGGACGGGACCGCCTGATCAACAGCGGCATGGCCCTGCCGACCACGCTGTGCGATGCTGAAAAGCTGCCCTTTCCGGCGCACACATTCGACATCGTGTCGGTGGCTTTTGGCCTGCGCAACATGACCCACAAGGACCTGGCCCTCAAGGAAATGTGCCGCGTGCTCAAGCCGGGCGGCCGACTGCTGGTGCTGGAGTTCTCGAAGGTGGCCAAGCCACTGGAGAAGGCTTACGACTGGTACTCCTTCAACATCCTGCCCAAGCTGGGCAAGCTGGTGGCCAATGACGAAGAAAGCTACCGCTACCTTGCCGAGTCCATTCGCATGCACCCCGATCAGGCCACCCTCAAAGCCATGATGAAGGATGCGGGCTTTGGTCACGTCGATGTGCACAACATGACCGCCGGTGTGGTGGCCCTGCACATGGGCATCAAGTGCTGA
- a CDS encoding BaiN/RdsA family NAD(P)/FAD-dependent oxidoreductase, with amino-acid sequence MSNVFDVIVVGAGAAGLFCAGVAGQRGLRVLLIDHAAKVAEKVRISGGGRCNFTNREVGPTNFLSENPHFCRSALAGYTPQDFLALVGRHGIAWHEKHKGQLFCNHKADDIIRMLLAECDQGGVTRWQPCAVQDIRRTLADDGCRFELDTERGPVRAHQLVIATGGLSIPKIGATDFGQRLAAQWGHAIVPLRPALVPLTFSADTWSPFVPLAGISLEVLVSAEVVDGGKRSRHHTVSFLEDLLFTHRGLSGPAILQISSFWQPGQTLQINLAPQHELAGLLKQAKVGSRKQLATEWALALGDAAPQRLAQTWLEQFCQGSTGGVVGLRPGAPLAEHKDKDLEALGASANHWHILPAGTEGYAKAEVTAGGVDTRELSSQTMESKRVAGLHFIGEVVDVTGWLGGYNFQWAWASAMACARALQPLPEVA; translated from the coding sequence ATGTCCAATGTGTTTGATGTGATCGTGGTGGGCGCCGGAGCGGCGGGCCTGTTCTGCGCTGGCGTGGCCGGGCAGCGAGGCCTGCGCGTGCTGCTCATCGACCACGCCGCGAAAGTGGCCGAGAAGGTGCGCATTTCCGGCGGAGGTCGCTGCAACTTCACCAACCGCGAGGTCGGGCCCACGAACTTCCTGTCCGAGAACCCGCACTTTTGTCGCTCTGCACTGGCCGGCTACACCCCGCAGGATTTTCTGGCGCTGGTGGGACGACATGGCATCGCCTGGCATGAAAAGCACAAGGGGCAGCTGTTTTGCAACCACAAGGCCGACGACATCATCCGGATGTTGCTGGCCGAATGCGATCAAGGCGGTGTCACCCGGTGGCAGCCCTGTGCGGTGCAGGACATCAGACGCACCCTGGCCGATGACGGATGCCGATTCGAGCTGGACACGGAGCGCGGGCCAGTACGCGCCCACCAACTGGTCATCGCCACGGGGGGCTTGTCCATTCCCAAGATCGGGGCCACGGATTTCGGGCAGCGACTGGCAGCCCAATGGGGCCACGCCATCGTGCCGCTGCGCCCTGCCCTCGTGCCGCTGACGTTCTCTGCCGACACCTGGTCCCCATTCGTGCCCCTGGCGGGCATTTCGCTGGAAGTGCTGGTGAGCGCCGAGGTGGTGGATGGCGGCAAACGCTCGAGGCACCACACCGTGAGCTTTCTGGAGGACCTGTTGTTCACGCACCGGGGCCTGAGCGGCCCCGCCATCTTGCAAATCTCCAGCTTCTGGCAACCGGGGCAGACGCTGCAGATCAACCTGGCGCCGCAGCATGAGCTGGCAGGCCTGCTCAAGCAGGCCAAGGTCGGCTCTCGCAAGCAACTGGCCACCGAGTGGGCCTTGGCCCTGGGAGACGCAGCGCCACAGCGCCTGGCCCAGACATGGCTGGAGCAGTTCTGCCAAGGCAGCACAGGCGGGGTCGTGGGCCTGCGCCCTGGCGCCCCTCTGGCCGAGCACAAGGACAAGGATCTGGAGGCACTGGGCGCGTCGGCCAACCACTGGCACATCCTGCCGGCAGGCACGGAGGGCTACGCCAAGGCCGAGGTGACTGCAGGCGGTGTGGACACGCGCGAGCTGAGCTCCCAGACCATGGAGAGCAAGCGGGTGGCCGGTCTGCATTTCATCGGCGAGGTGGTGGACGTGACAGGGTGGCTCGGAGGCTACAACTTCCAATGGGCATGGGCCTCGGCCATGGCCTGTGCCAGGGCGCTGCAGCCCCTGCCAGAGGTGGCCTGA
- a CDS encoding MerR family transcriptional regulator: protein MPESSTPRSRVRARQARMPGPEFNVEELAARTGVSVRNIRAYQTAGLLPPPRLKGRLGLYDAAHQGKLELIRDLRAQGFRLEAIKRMLSHTPEGAWSEYSLISELFSTTFFTVEPPQRKAIADMAAHWHTAATPAQKERLRKNGLYREVGPDEVEMLSPSLERIGVQLAELQVPLDTVLDLQDVLIKHCRALARSYVDELFMTLLQRLAETQAQAKAQGLPPDPQALAGMLTLFERLRPLAIGSVSAAFPVVLQQEFDRTLQKHIKSKHTKGARSRS, encoded by the coding sequence ATGCCAGAGTCGTCCACACCGCGATCCAGGGTGCGCGCCAGACAGGCGCGCATGCCGGGTCCGGAGTTCAATGTTGAAGAGCTGGCCGCGCGCACAGGCGTGAGCGTGCGCAACATCCGCGCCTATCAAACCGCCGGACTGCTGCCGCCGCCACGCCTGAAGGGCCGCCTTGGCCTGTATGACGCGGCACACCAGGGCAAGCTGGAGTTGATCCGCGATCTGCGCGCACAAGGGTTTCGGCTGGAGGCCATCAAGCGCATGCTCTCGCATACGCCTGAAGGCGCGTGGTCGGAGTATTCGCTGATCAGCGAGCTGTTCTCGACCACATTCTTCACGGTGGAGCCCCCCCAACGCAAAGCCATCGCCGACATGGCCGCCCATTGGCACACTGCGGCCACCCCGGCGCAAAAAGAGCGCTTGCGCAAGAATGGTCTGTACCGCGAGGTCGGGCCAGACGAGGTGGAAATGCTCAGCCCGTCACTGGAGCGCATCGGCGTGCAGTTGGCCGAGTTGCAAGTGCCACTGGACACCGTGCTGGACTTGCAGGACGTTCTGATCAAACACTGCCGTGCACTGGCGCGCAGTTATGTGGATGAGCTGTTCATGACGCTGCTGCAGCGTCTGGCCGAGACACAGGCGCAAGCCAAGGCACAAGGCCTGCCACCAGACCCTCAGGCGCTGGCCGGCATGCTCACCCTGTTCGAGCGACTCAGGCCACTGGCCATCGGCTCGGTCAGCGCGGCCTTTCCGGTGGTGCTTCAACAAGAATTTGACCGCACGCTGCAAAAACACATCAAATCAAAGCACACCAAAGGCGCACGCAGCAGGTCTTGA